One Oryza glaberrima chromosome 11, OglaRS2, whole genome shotgun sequence genomic region harbors:
- the LOC127755936 gene encoding protein LITTLE ZIPPER 3-like, which translates to MDRVTNLYLENLCIMQENERLRKKAQLLDKENKALLAKLKLKNNPSTAAAAAASSPSSQQQPDAGASAAASVVKAGAAAPSSSYGGKKTK; encoded by the coding sequence ATGGATCGGGTGACGAACCTGTACCTGGAGAACCTGTGCATAATGCAGGAGAACGAGCGGCTGAGGAAGAAGGCGCAGCTGCTGGACAAGGAGAACAAGGCGCTCCTCGCCAAGCTCAAGCTCAAGAACaacccctccaccgccgccgccgccgccgcctcctcgccgtcgtcccaGCAGCAGCCAGACGCCGGCGCCTCGGCGGCCGCCAGCGTCGTcaaggccggcgcggcggcgccgtcgtcgtcctatGGCGGGAAGAAGACCAAGtga
- the LOC127755532 gene encoding CEN-like protein 2 — translation MSRSVEPLVVGRVIGEVLDTFNPCMKMIVTYNSNKLVFNGHELYPSAVVSKPRVEVQGGDLRSFFTLVMTDPDVPGPSDPYLREHLHWIVTDIPGTTDASFGREVISYESPKPNIGIHRFIFVLFKQKRRQTVIVPSFRDHFNTRRFAEENDLGLPVAAVYFNAQRETAARRR, via the exons ATGTCTAGGTCTGTGGAGCCTCTTGTTGTAGGGCGCGTGATTGGGGAAGTTCTTGATACCTTTAACCCATGCATGAAGATGATAGTGACCTATAACTCTAACAAGCTTGTATTTAATGGTCATGAACTCTACCCATCAGCAGTTGTGTCTAAACCAAGAGTTGAGGTCCAAGGCGGTGACCTGCGATCTTTCTTCACATTG GTTATGACGGACCCAGATGTGCCAGGACCAAGTGATCCTTATCTAAGGGAGCACCTTCATTG GATTGTTACTGATATACCTGGGACAACGGATGCTTCTTTTG GGCGCGAGGTCATAAGCTATGAGAGTCCAAAGCCGAATATTGGCATCCATAGGTTCATTTTTGTGCTCTTCAAGCAGAAGCGCAGGCAAACTGTAATTGTGCCATCCTTCAGGGACCATTTCAACACCCGCCGGTTCGCCGAGGAGAATGATCTTGGCCTTCCTGTGGCTGCTGTCTACTTCAATGCCCAGAGAGAGACTGCAGCCAGGAGGCGCTGA